The following coding sequences lie in one Cannabis sativa cultivar Pink pepper isolate KNU-18-1 chromosome 5, ASM2916894v1, whole genome shotgun sequence genomic window:
- the LOC115716032 gene encoding BAG family molecular chaperone regulator 2, whose protein sequence is MMKMKNKTPGPGLSQMNVGSAAATGAGAEAESTLSEWELRPGGMLVQKRTDSDHTKAPPPTIRVRVKYGSTYHDIYINSQATFGELKKLLVGPTGLHHEDQKLLFKDKERNSKAFLDTSGVKDRSKVVLLEDPLSQEKRFLEMRRNSKMEKSSKSISEISLEVDRLGGRVSAFESIIMKGGKVVETDVLNLIELLMNQLLKLDGIVAEGDVKLQRKMQVRRVQKYVETLDMLKVKNSMAATNGVHNTPNQSQQRQSNGHRATQAQEQQPRHHHSTGQNPKTYQDQQEARHSIGHSPRHQTPRHSASSGAVVITSNWETFDAAGPAALVPMPASSTSPPATTNNKPPVQPKFNWDLL, encoded by the exons atgatgaagatgaagaataAGACCCCAGGTCCAGGATTATCACAAATGAATGTCGGCTCAGCAGCCGCCACTGGAGCTGGAGCTGAAGCCGAGTCCACGCTGTCAGAGTGGGAGCTTAGACCTGGAGGAATGTTGGTCCAGAAACGCACTGACTCTGATCACACCAAAGCCCCGCCACCAACGATTCGGGTTCGAGTCAAATATGGGTCAACTTACCACGATATCTATATCAATTCCCAAGCTACATTCG GGGAACTGAAGAAATTGTTGGTGGGTCCAACTGGCTTACACCATGAAGATCAGAAATTGTTGTTCAAAGACAAAGAGAGGAACTCTAAAGCGTTTTTGGACACTTCAGGAGTGAAAGACCGATCGAAGGTTGTTTTGTTGGAAGACCCACTTAGCCAGGAGAAACGGTTCCTTGAGATGAGAAGAAATTCCAAGATGGAGAAATCTTCAAAATCTATCTCAGAGATCAGCTTGGAAGTTGACAGACTTGGTGGCCGG GTTTCGGCTTTCGAATCGATTATTATGAAAGGCGGTAAAGTTGTTGAAACAGATGTTCTTAATTTGATCGAACTATTGATGAATCAGTTGCTTAAGTTGGATGGGATTGTTGCAGAGGGAGATGTGAAATTGCAGAGGAAAATGCAG GTAAGGAGAGTACAAAAGTATGTGGAAACTCTGGATATGTTAAAGGTGAAGAATTCAATGGCCGCTACCAATGGAGTACATAACACACCTAACCAATCTCAACAAAGGCAATCCAATGGGCATAGAGCGACACAAGCCCAAGAGCAGCAGCCAAGGCATCATCATTCCACTGGTCAAAACCCAAAAACATATCAAGATCAGCAGGAAGCTAGGCATTCCATTGGCCACTCACCGAGACACCAGACTCCGAGGCATTCAGCATCATCGGGTGCAGTTGTAATTACTTCGAATTGGGAGACATTCGACGCTGCAGGTCCAGCAGCGTTGGTGCCGATGCCAGCTTCCTCAACATCCCCACCAGCCACAACCAACAATAAACCACCGGTCCAACCTAAATTCAATTGGGACCTTCTTTGA